The Amycolatopsis sp. NBC_01480 genome segment GTCAGCCGGGGAGTGCGTGGAATCCAGCTGAGCGGGACATGTCAAACCTGTCAGATGTCCACCTGTAATCACAAGACTACTGGTTACGCCGTTCGAGTGAACTTTGTATCTGGCGATAACGGTGCGCATCGCGTTGCACCCGTTTGCGCCCTTGTTGGCAGACCGAATTCTGGTCGGGTGAGGTGTTACCCTCGGGTAACACACTCTGCGTAGAACATCGTTCAATCGACGTGCCAGTCGGGGTCCTGGTCCGCTCTGGCAGGCTGTGGGCTATGGCCGAACTTGGGACGTTGGTGCTGCTGCGTCACGGGCAGAGCACGTGGAACGCGGAAAACCTGTTCACCGGCTGGGTGGACGTGCCGCTTTCGGAGACGGGTGAACGCGAAGCCCGCCAGGGCGGGCAGCTGCTCGCCGAGGCGGGGCTGCTGCCGGACGTCGTCCACACCTCGCTGCTGCGCCGCGCGATCAGCACCTCGAACATCGCGCTGGACGCCGCCGACCGCCACTGGATCCCGGTGAAGCGGGACTGGCGGCTCAACGAGCGCCACTACGGCGCGTTGCAGGGCAAGAACAAGAAGCAGACGCTGGACGAGTTCGGCGAGGAGCAGTTCATGCTCTGGCGCCGCTCGTACGACACGCCGCCGCCGGCGATCGACCCGGCCGACGAGTTCAGCCAGGCCGGCGACCCGCGGTACGCCGATCTCGGCGACACCGCCCCGCTGACCGAGTGCCTGAAGGACGTCGTCGCGCGCCTGCTGCCGTACTGGGAGTCCGCGATCGTGCCGGACCTGCGCGCGGGCAAGAACGTGCTGGTCGCCGCGCACGGCAACTCGCTGCGCGCCCTGGTCAAGCACCTCGACGGCATCTCCGACGCGGACATCGCGGCGCTGAACATCCCGACCGGGATCCCACTGCGCTACGACCTGACCGACGAGCTGAAGCCGGTCAAGCCGGGCGGGCTGTACCTCGACCCGGAAGCCGCCGAAGAGGCCGCCGCCGCGGTCGCCAACCAGGGCCGCTGATACCCGCTCGTGAGTGTTCATGACGGTTCTAACCGTCATGAACACTCACGAGCTTTTCAGTCAGGAGCCCTGGGCCACGGTGTTGAGCCCGGACACCTTCCAGGTCGCGCCCTGTTTGACCATGGTCAGCCGCGCCGGGATCTGACGCTGCTGCGCGCCGCCCTGCTGCTGGCTGTTGACGATGCCGCCGAGCAGCACCTCCGCCTGGGTGCCGTCGGCGTTCAGCGACGAGACGGCGGCGATGGACAGCGGGTCGAGGGAAGCCTTGGCGCCGCTCTGTTTCATGCTGTCGACGGTGTGCGCGCGGGTCTGGCGGAACTGCGTCAGCAGCGGGTCGGCGGCGACGGATTCGTAGCTGTCGAACAGGGCGTCGGCGTTCTTCGCGTCGACCGTGAGCAGGACCGTGGCGGCCTTGTGCGCCGCCGCGAGCACCTGGTCGCGGGTGCCGGCCGGGGTGCCGGGCCGGCCGCTCGCCGGCTCGGCGGCCGCCTTGGGCGAGACCTCGATCTGCGACAGCTGCCAGTGCCCGCCCGCCGGCGTCGCGGTGAGCAGCATGATCGCGGTGGCGGAGTTCTTCTGCCCGTTCTGCCCGCTGCTCTGCTGCCCGGCGATGACCAGCACCTTCGCGCTGGTGCGGGTCAGGTCGAGCACGCCGGAGTCGAGCACCTTCGTCTGCGTCTGCACCGGAGTGGTCTTGACCTGCGCGAACGTCTCGTCGAACTGCGCGCGGGCCGGGCCGGCGAGGTACTCCTGCTCGTTCTTCACCACGGCGGCGGCCTGGGTGGAGTCGTAGCTGAAGACCGTCTCGACGGCCTTCTTCACCCCGTCCGCGGCGTCGGTGGTCGCCTTGGCGTCGACGTACGCGAGGTTCGCCGGGGCCGGCGGGCTCGCCGGCGCGGCCGGGGGGTTCGCGGACCCGGTCGCGGGGCCGCCGCAGGCCGCGAGGGCGAGCACCGCGGCGCCGGCGGCCAGCGCCGTGACGGCCTTGGCCGGTCGGGGGTTCGGGTGCGGCCGGGGGCAACGGCCGTCGGTCGGCTGGGTCATGACTGGTGGGGCTCCGGTCGTCGGTGTCAGGTCGGGGCGGGCTCGGCCGTTGCCAGTCGACAGCAAGCCGGTCGAACGCAAGCCGGTCCACAGCGGGCCGGTTACAGCAGGCCGGCCTCCCGGGCGCGGGCGCCCGCCTGGAAACGCGACGTCGCGCCGAGCGCGGCCATCAGCTCCGCCACCCGACGACGGTACGTGCGAAGCCCGACGCCCATCGTCCGGGCCGCCGTCTCGTCCGTGCAGCCCGAAGACAGCAGGTCGAGGATCTGCGGGGTGAACTGCCGCAGCTCGTCGAAGCGCACCTCGTACGTGGCGAGGTCGGTCGCCGAGCGCCACGCCACCTCGAACAGCGACCGGATGCCGTTGACCAGGTCCGGCCGGCTCAGCACGGTGTAGCTCCGCCCGTCCGGCGTCACCTCCGCCGCGAGGATGGCGATGCGCCGGTCGAGCATGATCGTTTCGTTGATCTCGCTCTCGGTGATGCGCACCTGCGCGCCCAGGCTGGTGATCTCGCGCAGGTGGGCCGCGCTGGCGGGGTCGAGCAGCACGCGGGGCAGGTAGACCTTGCGCACCTTGCGACCGCGCACGCTCTCGACCCTGGTCGGCGGCCGGGTGGCCGACCAGGTGTGCATGTCGTTCGCGGCGCACGCGATCTCGGTGGCGGCGGCGAACAGGTGCCCGGTGCGCTCGAACAGCTCCCGGTCCCCGCGCACCGTCACGACGTCCTCGACCTTGGTCACGCCCTCCAGTGTCCGCCCCGAGGCCGCTCCGGTGCCACTGCCGGGTCATCAAGCTGGCAGCTTGCTGCCAAAACGGGCGGCGCCGGGGGCGGCTCGCGAGGCTGGAGGCATGACACAGACCGCACTTCCCGCCGCCGCGGCGGGCACTTGGCAGCTCGGCTCGGTGACCGTGAACCGGATCGGTTTCGGCGCGATGCGCCTGCCGATGTCCGGCGACGGCGAGCCACGGGACCGCGCCGGCTTGATCGCCGTGCTCCGCCGGGCCATCGAGCTCGGGGTGAACCACATCGACACCGCCGCGTTCTACTTCAGCCCGCTCCGCTCGGCCAACGAGCTGATCACCAGCGCCCTCGCCCCGTACGGCGACGACCTCGTGCTCACCACCAAGGTCGGCCCCGGCCGCGACGCGTCGGGCGAGTGGCTGCCCTACGCCCGGCCGGACCAGCTGCGCGGGCAGGTCGAGGAGAACCTGCGCCAGCTCGGCCGCGACTACATCGACGTCGTCAACCTGCGGATCGGCGGCGGGCTGGACCGCGGCACCGGCCCGATCGCCGAGCACTTCGGCGCGCTCGCCGAGCTGCGGGAGGCCGGGATGATCCGTGAGCTGGGCATCTCCAACGTCGGCCCCGAGCACCTGGCCGAGGCGCGGGCGATCGCGCCGGTCGTCTGCGTGCAGAACCAGTACGGCCTCACCGCGCGCCGCGAGGACGACGAGCTGCTGCAGCTCTGCGGCGCCCACGGCGTGGCGTTCGTGCCGTTCTTCGCCGTGGCCAGCGGGCAGAACGGCGTCGACGAGCAGGTGACGAAGGTCGCCGAGCGGCACGGCGTGACGTCGGCGCAGGTCCGGCTCGCGTGGACGCTCGCGCAGGGCGACCACGTGCTCGCCATCCCGGGCACGGGTGATGTCGGGCATCTGGAACAGAACGTCGCCGCGGGCGCGCTGCGGCTGACCGACGAGGATCTGGCCGATCTCGATGCCGGCTGAAGATCGCCAACGAATGTCTCGATCGGGTGAACAGGGCCTGACACCAGGGCGAACATGTCGCCCGCAGGTGTCATGAGCCTCACGACGGGGCTTCCAGGACTAGGCCAGAAGGCTACCGGGATGCTTACGATTCCCCTGTGACCACGCCTGTTGCCCTCCTGTTGGCCGTCGGCGCACTCGTCGTCGGCGCGGTCGCCGGTTTCCTGGCGGCCCGGGCGCGCGCCCGGCGGGAGGCGGCCCAGCCGACCGGGCCGACCGTCGCCGAGCTGATCGAGCGCCTCATCCGCTCCTCCAACAGCGGCATCCTGGTGCTGAACCGCTTCGGCGACATGGTGCTGCACAACCCGCGGGCCTACGAGCTGGGCCTGGTGCGCGTGAACCAGCCCGACCCGCGGGCGCGCAAGGCCGCCGAGCAGGTGGTGGAGACCGACGAGCCGATGGAGGTCGACCTCTCGCCGCTGGAGAGCCGCGGCCGCCGCCAGCCGGAGGCCGTGCTCGGCGAGGTCCGCCCGCTGGGCGACGGGTTCACCGTGGTCGAGGCCGTCGACCACTCCGAGGCCATCCGGCTCGAGGCCGTGCGGCGCGACTTCGTCGCCAACGTCAGCCACGAGCTCAAGACCCCGGTCGGCGCGATCGCGCTGCTCACCGAGGCCGTGCTCGACGCCGCCGAGGACGTCGAGGAGGTCCGCCGCTTCGGCAGCAAGATCCTGCGCGAGTCGACCCGGCTCGGCCAGCTCGTCACCGAGCTGATCGCCCTTTCGCGGCTCCAGGGCGCGGAGCGGCTCCCGGACCTCAACGTCGTCGAGGTGGACGCGGTGGTCCGGGAGGCGCTCGGCCGGACCACGCTGTCGGCCGAGTCCGCCGAAATCACCATCACCACCGACCCGAACAGCGGCCTGCTCTTCGAGGGCGACCGCACGCTGCTGGTCACCGCGCTGTCGAACCTGCTGGAGAACGCCGTCGCGTACTCGCCGGCGGGCAGCCCGGTGTCCATCTCGCGGCGGCTGGCCGACGGGATGGTCGAGATCGCCGTGACCGACCGCGGCATCGGCATCGCCGAGGACGAGCAGCAGCGCGTCTTCGAGCGGTTCTACCGCGCGGACAAGGCGCGCTCGCGCGCCACCGGAGGCACCGGCCTCGGCCTCGCGATCGTGAAGCACGTCGCGGCCAACCACGGCGGCTCCGTCGGGTTGTGGAGCCGGCAGGGCACCGGGTCGACGTTCACCCTGCGCATCCCCGCGCACGTGCGCCCCGAGCCCGACGGCGAGCCGCAGCGCAGCGCCACGGGCAAGCAGATCCCGCCGGCCGCCCCCGCGCGGCCGGACAAGACCCCCGAGCGGACACCCCGGCTCGTGGTAACCGGGCAGGAAATCTCCGGCCCAAACCCAGGAGGAAACCTGTGACGAGGGTTCTCATTGTCGAGGACGAAGAGTCCTTCGCCGACCCGCTCGCCTTCCTGTTGCGGAAAGAGGGCTTCACCGCCGCCGTCGCGGGTACCGGTCAGCAGGCGCTCGAGGAGTTCGACCGCAACGGCGCCGACATCGTGCTGCTCGACCTGATGCTCCCCGGGATGAGCGGCACCGACGTCTGCAAGCAGCTGCGCCAGCGCTCCGCGGTCCCGGTGATCATGGTGACCGCGCGCGACAGCGAGATCGACAAGGTCGTGGGCCTGGAGCTGGGCGCCGACGACTACGTGACCAAGCCGTACTCTGCCCGCGAGCTGATCGCCCGCGTCCGCGCCGTCCTGCGCCGCGGTGGCGAGCCGGGCGCCGAGGGCGAACTGGCCCCGCTGGTCCTCTCGGCCGGCCCGGTCCGGATGGACGTCGAGCGGCACGTGGTGACCGTGGACGGCGGCGAGGTTTCCTTGCCGCTCAAGGAGTTCGACCTGCTGGAGTACCTGCTGCGCAACGTCGGCCGCGTGCTCACCCGCGGCCAGCTGATCGACCGGGTGTGGGGCGCGGACTACGTCGGCGACACCAAGACCCTGGACGTGCACGTCAAGCGGCTGCGCTCGAAGATCGAGCCGGACCCGGGCTCGCCCCGGCACCTGGTCACCGTCCGCGGCCTCGGGTACAAGTTCGAGACCTGATCGACCCGCTCGTGAGTGCCTATGACGGTTAGAACCGGCATGAGCACTCACGAGCTTTTTCACGCACCGCGTCAGTTCAGGCACGCAGAGTCGAGCCCTGAACGAGTGGTGTTGGTTACAGTTTCGAGACCTGGCTGTGGGACCGGTACGCTGGATCCTCGTGCGCCTAGGGGTACTCGACGTCGGTTCCAATACCGTCCACCTGCTCGTGGTCGACGCCCATCGTGGCGCCCACCCGACCCCGATGCATTCCGAAAAGGCCGTGCTGCGGCTGGCCGAGCAGATCACGCGGTCCGGGGACCTCGGCAAGACCGGGTCCGACGAGCTGGTCCGGGCCGTCGAATCGGCCAAGGG includes the following:
- a CDS encoding phosphoglyceromutase; this translates as MAELGTLVLLRHGQSTWNAENLFTGWVDVPLSETGEREARQGGQLLAEAGLLPDVVHTSLLRRAISTSNIALDAADRHWIPVKRDWRLNERHYGALQGKNKKQTLDEFGEEQFMLWRRSYDTPPPAIDPADEFSQAGDPRYADLGDTAPLTECLKDVVARLLPYWESAIVPDLRAGKNVLVAAHGNSLRALVKHLDGISDADIAALNIPTGIPLRYDLTDELKPVKPGGLYLDPEAAEEAAAAVANQGR
- a CDS encoding DNA-binding response regulator; this translates as MTKVEDVVTVRGDRELFERTGHLFAAATEIACAANDMHTWSATRPPTRVESVRGRKVRKVYLPRVLLDPASAAHLREITSLGAQVRITESEINETIMLDRRIAILAAEVTPDGRSYTVLSRPDLVNGIRSLFEVAWRSATDLATYEVRFDELRQFTPQILDLLSSGCTDETAARTMGVGLRTYRRRVAELMAALGATSRFQAGARAREAGLL
- a CDS encoding oxidoreductase, with the translated sequence MTQTALPAAAAGTWQLGSVTVNRIGFGAMRLPMSGDGEPRDRAGLIAVLRRAIELGVNHIDTAAFYFSPLRSANELITSALAPYGDDLVLTTKVGPGRDASGEWLPYARPDQLRGQVEENLRQLGRDYIDVVNLRIGGGLDRGTGPIAEHFGALAELREAGMIRELGISNVGPEHLAEARAIAPVVCVQNQYGLTARREDDELLQLCGAHGVAFVPFFAVASGQNGVDEQVTKVAERHGVTSAQVRLAWTLAQGDHVLAIPGTGDVGHLEQNVAAGALRLTDEDLADLDAG
- a CDS encoding sensor histidine kinase, whose protein sequence is MTTPVALLLAVGALVVGAVAGFLAARARARREAAQPTGPTVAELIERLIRSSNSGILVLNRFGDMVLHNPRAYELGLVRVNQPDPRARKAAEQVVETDEPMEVDLSPLESRGRRQPEAVLGEVRPLGDGFTVVEAVDHSEAIRLEAVRRDFVANVSHELKTPVGAIALLTEAVLDAAEDVEEVRRFGSKILRESTRLGQLVTELIALSRLQGAERLPDLNVVEVDAVVREALGRTTLSAESAEITITTDPNSGLLFEGDRTLLVTALSNLLENAVAYSPAGSPVSISRRLADGMVEIAVTDRGIGIAEDEQQRVFERFYRADKARSRATGGTGLGLAIVKHVAANHGGSVGLWSRQGTGSTFTLRIPAHVRPEPDGEPQRSATGKQIPPAAPARPDKTPERTPRLVVTGQEISGPNPGGNL
- a CDS encoding response regulator transcription factor translates to MTRVLIVEDEESFADPLAFLLRKEGFTAAVAGTGQQALEEFDRNGADIVLLDLMLPGMSGTDVCKQLRQRSAVPVIMVTARDSEIDKVVGLELGADDYVTKPYSARELIARVRAVLRRGGEPGAEGELAPLVLSAGPVRMDVERHVVTVDGGEVSLPLKEFDLLEYLLRNVGRVLTRGQLIDRVWGADYVGDTKTLDVHVKRLRSKIEPDPGSPRHLVTVRGLGYKFET